Proteins from a single region of Pseudomonas phenolilytica:
- a CDS encoding retropepsin-like aspartic protease family protein — MSQTAGRRAGRVMLVLAWAAGLFLATRFFADWEGERTNPNREPLSRVENGQIEVQLAGNRSGHFVADGRINDAPVTFLLDTGATDVAVPVELAGRLQLERGPPVQLQTANGRTTGYRTQIERLQLGDIVLRDVRAVIAPGFDSEQILLGMSALKRLEFTQRAGTLVLRQHATDRP, encoded by the coding sequence GTGAGCCAGACGGCCGGTCGACGCGCCGGGCGGGTGATGCTGGTGCTCGCCTGGGCTGCCGGCCTGTTCCTCGCCACGCGCTTTTTCGCCGATTGGGAAGGTGAACGCACCAATCCCAATCGCGAACCGCTCTCGCGCGTCGAGAACGGCCAGATCGAGGTACAGCTGGCGGGTAACCGCAGCGGGCATTTTGTCGCCGATGGCCGAATCAACGATGCGCCCGTCACCTTTCTGCTCGACACCGGCGCCACCGACGTGGCGGTGCCGGTGGAGCTGGCCGGGCGTCTGCAGCTCGAGCGCGGCCCGCCGGTTCAGTTGCAGACCGCCAATGGCCGCACCACCGGCTATCGCACGCAGATCGAGCGCCTGCAGCTGGGCGACATCGTCCTGCGCGACGTACGCGCGGTCATCGCCCCGGGCTTCGACAGCGAGCAGATCCTGCTCGGCATGAGTGCCCTGAAACGTCTCGAATTCACCCAGCGCGCCGGCACCCTGGTGCTGCGCCAACACGCCACGGATCGACCATGA
- a CDS encoding esterase-like activity of phytase family protein gives MIRRCLVLLGLLGAAVPASAAPVELPLVSEHVVAGMSGGNLSGLAWCGDALWAVSDRDDDRLYRLSGGAGEWQAEAERFDLPTPPASGLPWGMRMRTWVSGQLRGGQMDFEGLSCDSLGNRYLVSEAHASVLRVNPAGSAEWLRLPSSLVRQARASGMLLHFNAMFEGIAVDPAAERMWLAAERERRGLLVLHRRQNSWHCTGGCVLLSEGGQELPPPALGQQPTAPGFTAVAFHQDKLFTLEPLAHQVCRRVPATGTVERCWSFVATALSEERRYPTRFGTAEALWLDAEGAWIGVDNNDMRRADGEQRPIVWRFAAPAGGWNAP, from the coding sequence TTGATTCGCCGCTGCCTGGTGCTGCTCGGCCTGCTCGGTGCGGCCGTGCCGGCCAGCGCGGCGCCGGTCGAGCTGCCGCTGGTCAGCGAGCATGTGGTCGCCGGCATGAGCGGTGGCAACCTTTCCGGCCTGGCCTGGTGCGGCGATGCGCTGTGGGCCGTATCCGATCGCGACGACGACCGCCTCTACCGACTCTCCGGCGGCGCCGGCGAATGGCAAGCGGAGGCGGAGCGTTTCGATCTGCCGACGCCACCCGCCAGCGGCCTGCCCTGGGGTATGCGTATGCGTACCTGGGTCAGCGGCCAGCTGCGCGGCGGCCAGATGGATTTCGAAGGCCTGAGCTGCGACAGCCTGGGCAATCGGTACCTGGTCAGCGAGGCGCACGCCAGCGTGCTGCGGGTGAATCCGGCGGGCAGCGCCGAATGGCTGCGCCTGCCATCGTCGCTGGTACGCCAGGCGCGGGCCAGCGGCATGCTGCTGCATTTCAATGCGATGTTCGAAGGCATCGCTGTCGATCCGGCTGCCGAGCGCATGTGGCTGGCGGCCGAGCGCGAGCGCCGCGGGCTGCTGGTGCTGCATCGCCGGCAGAACAGCTGGCACTGCACCGGCGGTTGTGTGCTGCTGTCCGAGGGCGGTCAGGAACTGCCGCCGCCAGCGCTCGGGCAACAGCCCACGGCGCCTGGTTTCACCGCCGTGGCCTTCCATCAGGACAAGCTGTTTACTCTGGAGCCGCTGGCGCATCAGGTCTGCCGCCGCGTACCGGCGACCGGCACCGTGGAGCGTTGCTGGTCGTTCGTCGCGACGGCGTTGAGCGAGGAGCGACGCTACCCGACGCGCTTCGGTACCGCCGAAGCGCTGTGGCTCGACGCCGAAGGCGCCTGGATCGGCGTCGACAACAACGACATGCGCCGCGCCGATGGTGAGCAGCGTCCGATCGTCTGGCGTTTCGCCGCGCCGGCCGGCGGCTGGAACGCGCCGTGA
- the parE gene encoding DNA topoisomerase IV subunit B, translating into MSYTAEAIEVLSGLDPVRKRPGMYTDTSRPNHLAQEVIDNSVDEALAGHARSVQVILHADNSLEVIDDGRGMPVDIHPEEGVPGVELILTKLHAGGKFSNKNYQFSGGLHGVGISVVNALSTQVVVTVRRDGNEYRMSFADGYKASDLQVIGTVGKRNTGTSVQFWPDAKYFDSPKFSISRLKHVLKAKAVLCPGLNVSFEDKASGEKVEWHYEDGLRSYLVDAVSEFARLPDEPFVGTLSGNTEAVDWALLWLPEGGDSVQESYVNLIPTAQGGTHVNGLRQGLLDAMREFCEFRSLLPRGVKLAPEDVWERIAFVLSMKLQEPQFSGQTKERLSSREAAAFVSGVVKDAFSLWLNANPELGLQLAELAISNAGRRLKASKKIERKKITQGPALPGKLADCAGQDPARAELFLVEGDSAGGSAKQARDKEFQAILPLRGKILNTWEVDGGEVLASQEVHNIAVAVGLDPGSSDLSQLRYGKICILADADSDGLHIATLLCALFVQHFRPLVEAGHVYVAMPPLYRIDLGKDIFYALDEAERDGILERLVAEKRRGKPQVTRFKGLGEMNPPQLRETTMDPNTRRLVQLTLDDFDGTREIMDMLLAKKRAGDRKNWLESKGNLAEVLV; encoded by the coding sequence ATGTCTTACACCGCAGAAGCCATCGAAGTCCTTTCCGGCCTCGATCCGGTGCGCAAGCGCCCGGGCATGTATACCGATACCTCGCGGCCCAATCACCTTGCCCAGGAAGTCATCGACAACAGCGTCGACGAGGCACTGGCCGGCCATGCCCGTTCGGTGCAGGTGATCCTGCATGCCGACAATTCGCTGGAAGTCATCGACGATGGCCGCGGCATGCCGGTGGATATCCATCCCGAGGAAGGCGTTCCTGGCGTCGAGCTGATCCTCACCAAGCTGCACGCCGGCGGCAAGTTCTCCAACAAGAACTACCAGTTCTCCGGCGGCCTGCATGGCGTCGGCATCTCGGTGGTCAACGCCCTGTCGACGCAGGTGGTGGTCACCGTCCGCCGCGACGGCAACGAGTACCGCATGAGCTTCGCCGACGGCTACAAGGCCAGCGACCTGCAGGTCATCGGCACGGTCGGCAAGCGCAACACCGGCACCAGCGTGCAGTTCTGGCCGGATGCCAAGTACTTCGACTCGCCGAAGTTCTCCATCAGCCGGCTCAAGCACGTGCTCAAGGCCAAGGCGGTGCTGTGCCCGGGGCTGAACGTCAGCTTCGAGGACAAGGCCAGCGGCGAGAAGGTCGAGTGGCATTACGAGGACGGCTTGCGTTCTTATTTGGTCGATGCTGTCAGCGAGTTCGCCCGTCTGCCTGACGAGCCCTTCGTCGGCACGCTTTCCGGCAATACCGAGGCGGTCGACTGGGCGCTGCTGTGGTTGCCCGAGGGTGGCGACAGTGTGCAGGAAAGCTACGTCAACCTGATTCCCACCGCGCAGGGCGGCACCCATGTCAACGGACTGCGTCAGGGCCTGCTCGACGCCATGCGCGAGTTTTGCGAGTTCCGCAGCCTGTTGCCGCGCGGCGTGAAGCTGGCGCCGGAGGATGTCTGGGAACGCATCGCCTTCGTGCTTTCGATGAAGCTGCAGGAGCCGCAGTTCTCCGGGCAGACTAAAGAACGGCTGTCCTCTCGCGAGGCCGCCGCGTTCGTTTCCGGGGTGGTCAAGGACGCCTTCAGTCTGTGGCTCAACGCCAACCCCGAGCTGGGTCTGCAACTGGCCGAACTGGCGATCAGCAACGCCGGCCGGCGCTTGAAGGCAAGCAAGAAGATCGAGCGCAAGAAGATCACCCAGGGGCCGGCCCTGCCGGGCAAGCTGGCCGACTGTGCCGGACAGGACCCGGCGCGCGCCGAGCTGTTCCTGGTGGAAGGTGATTCCGCCGGCGGCAGCGCCAAGCAGGCGCGCGACAAGGAATTCCAGGCGATCCTGCCGCTGCGCGGGAAGATCCTCAACACCTGGGAAGTGGACGGCGGCGAGGTGCTGGCCAGTCAGGAAGTGCACAACATCGCCGTGGCGGTGGGGCTCGACCCCGGCTCCAGCGATCTGTCGCAGCTGCGCTACGGCAAGATCTGCATCCTCGCCGACGCCGACTCCGACGGTCTGCACATCGCCACGCTGCTCTGCGCGCTGTTCGTCCAGCATTTCCGCCCGCTGGTGGAAGCCGGCCACGTCTACGTCGCGATGCCGCCGCTGTATCGCATCGACCTGGGCAAGGACATCTTCTACGCCCTCGACGAGGCCGAGCGTGACGGCATCCTCGAACGCCTGGTGGCCGAGAAGCGTCGCGGCAAGCCACAGGTCACGCGCTTCAAGGGTCTCGGCGAGATGAACCCGCCGCAGCTGCGCGAAACCACCATGGATCCGAACACCCGTCGGCTGGTCCAGCTGACTCTCGATGACTTCGACGGCACCCGCGAAATCATGGATATGCTGCTGGCCAAGAAGCGTGCCGGCGACCGCAAGAACTGGCTGGAGTCGAAGGGCAACCTGGCCGAGGTGCTGGTTTGA
- a CDS encoding YqiA/YcfP family alpha/beta fold hydrolase, giving the protein MTSDRPAILYIHGLNSSPLSQKARQLSAALSRIGMAGSLRVPALHHHPRRAIAQLETELAVLGRPLLVGSSLGGYYATHLAERHGLRALLINPAVLPHRRFDGYLGPQTNLYSGEVWELTHDHVVALAELEVPPPQDAGRYQVWLQTGDETLDYRQAVDFYRGCALRIQAGGDHGFQGFAERLPALLAFAGFAPTLWLETDFSDS; this is encoded by the coding sequence ATGACCAGCGATCGTCCCGCCATCCTCTATATTCACGGGCTCAACAGCTCGCCACTGTCGCAGAAGGCCCGCCAGCTCAGCGCCGCGCTCTCGCGCATCGGCATGGCCGGCAGCCTGCGGGTGCCGGCGTTGCACCATCATCCGCGCCGGGCCATCGCCCAGCTGGAAACGGAGCTGGCCGTGCTGGGGCGGCCGCTGCTGGTCGGCAGCTCGCTCGGCGGCTACTATGCGACCCACCTCGCCGAGCGCCACGGTCTGCGTGCGCTGCTGATCAATCCCGCGGTGCTGCCGCATCGGCGTTTCGATGGCTATCTGGGGCCGCAGACCAACCTCTATAGCGGCGAAGTCTGGGAACTCACCCATGACCATGTGGTGGCGCTGGCGGAGCTGGAAGTGCCGCCGCCGCAGGATGCCGGGCGCTATCAGGTCTGGCTGCAGACCGGCGACGAAACGCTGGACTATCGCCAGGCCGTCGACTTCTACCGTGGCTGCGCGCTGCGTATCCAGGCCGGGGGCGACCACGGTTTCCAGGGCTTTGCCGAGCGTCTGCCGGCGTTGCTGGCGTTCGCCGGATTCGCTCCGACGCTCTGGCTCGAGACCGATTTTTCCGATTCATAA
- the cpdA gene encoding 3',5'-cyclic-AMP phosphodiesterase, producing MLGASLTAAEESVLLVQLTDSHLFAPGQGTLLGMDTCDSLQRVIDLVLEEQPCIDLLLATGDLSQDGSVESYQRFRELSTRIAAPARWCPGNHDEREAMREATRETSLMEPLFECGNWRVILLDTLQSGEVFGVLDEPQLEWLDATLRAAPEQHHLICLHHHPVAIGSRWMDSIGLREPERLFEVLDRHRNVRALLWGHIHQEFEQVRNGVRLLASPSTGVQFAPRSERFKVDSLAPGYRWLRLHGDGRLDSGVSRVSGIDFAVDYSVKGY from the coding sequence TTGCTTGGTGCATCCCTGACCGCTGCTGAAGAGTCGGTGCTGCTGGTGCAGCTCACCGATAGCCATCTGTTCGCGCCCGGGCAGGGCACCCTGCTGGGCATGGACACCTGCGACAGCCTGCAGCGGGTGATCGATCTGGTGCTCGAGGAGCAGCCGTGCATCGACCTGCTGCTGGCCACTGGCGATCTCTCGCAGGACGGCTCGGTCGAGTCGTACCAGCGCTTTCGCGAGCTGTCGACGCGCATCGCCGCGCCTGCGCGCTGGTGTCCAGGCAACCATGACGAGCGCGAAGCCATGCGCGAGGCGACGCGTGAGACCAGCCTGATGGAGCCGCTGTTCGAGTGCGGCAACTGGCGGGTGATCCTGCTCGATACCCTGCAATCCGGTGAGGTGTTCGGTGTGCTGGACGAGCCGCAACTCGAGTGGCTTGACGCGACGCTGCGTGCCGCGCCCGAGCAGCATCACCTGATCTGCCTGCACCATCATCCGGTGGCGATCGGCAGTCGCTGGATGGACAGCATCGGCCTGCGCGAGCCCGAACGGCTGTTCGAGGTGCTCGACCGCCACCGCAACGTCCGTGCGCTGTTGTGGGGGCACATTCATCAGGAATTCGAGCAGGTGCGTAACGGCGTGCGGCTGCTCGCCTCGCCCTCCACCGGCGTGCAGTTCGCGCCGCGCAGTGAGCGCTTCAAGGTCGATAGCCTGGCACCGGGTTATCGCTGGCTGCGTCTGCATGGCGACGGACGCCTGGACAGTGGCGTGTCGCGCGTCAGCGGCATCGACTTCGCGGTGGACTACAGCGTCAAAGGCTACTGA
- a CDS encoding DUF1249 domain-containing protein, which translates to MNRRRERYRVDLPELQATCEANYLRLLRLLPEMRQPGRTRRIAISQGDQLLGVLVLQVLENCPYTTTVQVSQEHCLSWLPVPRMEVRVYHDARMAEVVRAQNARRLRGIYHYPNAQMHQPDEKSQLNLFLGEWLSHCQACGHELEPVL; encoded by the coding sequence ATGAACCGGCGCCGCGAGCGCTACCGGGTCGACCTGCCCGAGCTGCAGGCGACCTGCGAGGCCAATTACCTGCGCCTGCTGCGTCTGCTGCCGGAGATGCGCCAGCCCGGCCGTACCCGGCGCATCGCCATCAGCCAGGGCGATCAGCTGCTCGGCGTGCTGGTGCTGCAGGTGCTGGAAAACTGCCCCTACACCACCACCGTGCAGGTCAGCCAGGAGCACTGCCTGAGCTGGCTGCCGGTGCCGAGGATGGAGGTGCGCGTGTATCACGACGCGCGCATGGCCGAAGTGGTCCGCGCGCAGAATGCCCGGCGCCTGCGTGGCATCTACCATTACCCCAACGCACAGATGCATCAGCCGGACGAAAAGAGCCAGCTCAACCTGTTCCTCGGCGAGTGGCTCAGCCATTGCCAGGCGTGCGGCCACGAACTCGAGCCGGTGCTCTGA
- a CDS encoding NUDIX domain-containing protein, producing MSETFKPGPDDVQILRREQCFSGFYRLERLHLRHRQFNGAMGAELSRELFVRHDAVCVLPYDPCLDRVVLIEQFRVGALGKASNPWLIELVAGLIDTDEQPEEVARREAIEEAGLELGELWPVTRYFPSPGGSDEQVHLFVGRCDSQNAEGIFGLAEEGEDIRVHVWKLQQALQAVRDGRIDNAASIIALQWLALNRDDVRGAWQ from the coding sequence ATGAGCGAGACTTTCAAGCCCGGCCCGGATGATGTCCAGATCCTGCGACGCGAGCAATGCTTCAGCGGTTTTTACCGCCTGGAGCGCCTGCACCTGCGTCATCGCCAGTTCAACGGTGCGATGGGCGCGGAGCTGAGTCGTGAGCTGTTCGTGCGTCATGATGCGGTGTGCGTGCTGCCCTACGATCCATGCCTGGACCGGGTGGTGCTGATCGAGCAGTTCCGCGTCGGCGCGCTGGGCAAGGCGAGCAATCCCTGGTTGATCGAGCTGGTCGCCGGGCTGATCGATACGGACGAACAGCCCGAGGAGGTGGCGCGCCGCGAGGCCATCGAGGAGGCCGGGCTGGAGCTGGGCGAGCTGTGGCCGGTGACCCGCTACTTTCCGTCGCCGGGCGGCAGCGACGAGCAGGTCCACCTGTTCGTCGGTCGGTGCGACAGCCAAAACGCTGAAGGTATATTCGGCCTGGCCGAGGAGGGCGAGGACATTCGTGTGCACGTCTGGAAGCTGCAGCAGGCGCTGCAGGCCGTGCGTGACGGGCGCATCGACAACGCTGCGAGCATCATCGCCCTGCAATGGCTGGCGCTGAACCGCGATGACGTGCGGGGAGCCTGGCAATGA
- a CDS encoding RsiV family protein, with protein MSHPTATARFPVYALLASLLLLGACQHSPLQQAPQATQRLTEERPRGCEGEDCPLVNIDTLHFADEPQLDRLIDERLRRMTLNAPDARLPASLDAYQTEFLRDAEPGWASYLQAKVREQHGDITVIELSSYLYTGGAHGMPGRGFINYDSARHRELRLEDLLIPGQEGNFWRAARQAHQRWLTQNDQAQNSDFREQWPFQQTAHIALLEDGVLLKYDVYSIAPYSSGHPELFIPHAQLQGILKPEYL; from the coding sequence ATGAGCCATCCGACCGCTACCGCACGTTTTCCCGTCTACGCCCTGCTGGCCAGCCTGCTGTTGCTCGGCGCCTGCCAGCACAGCCCATTGCAACAAGCGCCGCAGGCCACGCAGCGCCTCACCGAGGAACGTCCGCGCGGTTGCGAAGGCGAGGATTGTCCGCTGGTCAATATCGACACGCTGCACTTTGCCGACGAGCCGCAGCTCGACCGTCTGATCGACGAGCGCCTGCGTCGCATGACGCTCAACGCACCGGATGCACGGCTGCCGGCGTCGCTGGACGCCTACCAGACCGAGTTCCTGCGCGACGCCGAACCTGGCTGGGCCAGCTATCTGCAGGCCAAGGTGCGTGAGCAACATGGCGACATCACGGTGATCGAGCTGTCCAGCTACCTCTATACCGGAGGCGCCCACGGCATGCCGGGGCGCGGCTTCATCAATTACGACAGCGCACGGCACCGCGAACTGCGCCTGGAAGACCTGCTGATCCCCGGCCAGGAAGGCAATTTCTGGCGCGCCGCCCGCCAGGCCCACCAGCGCTGGTTGACGCAGAACGACCAGGCACAGAACTCCGACTTCCGCGAGCAGTGGCCGTTCCAGCAGACCGCGCATATCGCCCTGCTCGAGGACGGCGTGCTGCTCAAGTATGACGTCTACAGCATCGCGCCTTACTCCAGCGGGCATCCGGAGCTGTTCATTCCGCATGCGCAACTCCAGGGCATTCTCAAGCCGGAATACCTCTGA
- the rpoZ gene encoding DNA-directed RNA polymerase subunit omega, with product MARVTVEDCLDNVDNRFELVMLATKRARQLATGGKEPKVAWENDKPTVVALREIASGLVDYDVIAQDEIVDDEPLFIQYEEEPNEAI from the coding sequence ATGGCCCGCGTTACCGTTGAAGATTGCCTGGACAACGTCGATAACCGCTTCGAGTTGGTCATGCTGGCCACCAAGCGTGCACGCCAGCTGGCGACCGGCGGCAAGGAGCCGAAGGTGGCCTGGGAAAACGACAAGCCGACCGTCGTCGCCCTGCGCGAGATCGCTTCCGGCCTGGTCGACTACGATGTCATTGCACAGGATGAAATCGTCGACGACGAGCCGCTCTTCATCCAGTACGAGGAAGAGCCCAACGAGGCCATCTGA